CTGACCTATACTAACCTTAACTCTTACCCTGGTCCTCCAGATGGGGACCACTATACCCCTGCAGAGCAATGAGAGTACGCAGGAGCTTCATAACAAGTACAAGTCTGTCGCTAAGGGCTGGAAAAGGACCGAATTGGGCACGAAACGGGTCGAAGACGAGGAACAAAAATGATGTAAGTCATTTGTAATACTGGACTTTTTACGTTTTTAGGGCTAAAGGGCGGAAAAAAGCGTATTTTCCTCCCCTCTTTTTAGAGTATCCGGATGTGAGGTGCGGCAATGCCTGTATCAGAGAGCGGATGCAGTATGTAAAGAAGTGAGAAAGGGGCATTTTCCGAGGAGAAATGCCCCTTCTTGCAAGCAGGTTCAAATTCGTGAGCCTTTCTCCTCTCCCTACTCCTCCATGGGCTCCACTCACGAAACGAAAAGGGCGTTTTCCTCGTAACAAGAAAAAACGCCCTTTTCTCTAATCTTTTCATCGACCGTTTACTTTTCGGTCGAGGGTATCCCTGGTGGAGCTAAGGGGATTCGAACCCCTGACCTCTTGAATGCCATTCAAGCGCTCTCCCAGCTGAGCTATAGCCCCATACACACAACGAGCAGTATTTTATATGCAGGACTCGATCTTGTCAATAAAGAGAGTTCCTCCCAATCCGCAGGTTGAGACAGCTTAATCCTTGATAAAACCGTCGTAATCTGTGGCTCTGGGCCTGGAACAGGGCCTCGGCGATCCGCCGTGCCCCATACCTCGCCGCCGTATCTTGCTATATCATGTAGCGTGGAAGGGGGAAGCCGAATGAAAAGCCTGGACCGGTACAGGGGGTGCCTGCTCGGCGCCGCCGCAGGGGACGCCCTCGGGTATGCCGTGGAATTTCTGGACGCCGATTCCATCCTCCGCAGGTATGGAGGAGACGGCATTACCGAATATGCCCTTGTGAACGGGACGGCGCTCATCTCGGACGACACTCAGATGACGCTGTTCACGGCGAACGGCCTGCTCCTTGGGACGACAAGGGACAGGACTCGGGGGACCGTGGGCGGCTGCCTGGACGGGATCGCGTCGTGCTGTGAGGAGTGGCTGCGCACGCAGACGGAGACGTATCCGGTGCGGGAAAGGTATCCCTGCAGCTGGCTGATCAACGTTCCCGAACTGTTTGAGCGCCGCGCGCCGGGAAATACCTGCCTGTCCGCTATCGCGTCGTTCCGCGGAGGGAGGCGGGGCACCATCAACGAGCCCATCAACGACAGCAAAGGCTGCGGCGGGATCATGCGCGTTGCGCCCATCGGCCTGTACTTCGACGGGGAGCGGCATACGTCCGATGAGGTCGCCAGGCTCGGCGCCGAGGCCGCCGCTCTGACGCACGGTCATGAGCTGGGGTATATTCCGGCGGCGGCGCTTGTCCATATCGTCCACACCGTCTCTCACAGCGAGGACCCCCTGCTGGCCGATGCCGTCTGGAACGCGATGTCCGCCATGGGGCGCCTGTTCCCGGGGGCGGAACACCTGGACGAGCTCGAGGCGCTGGTGCGGATGGCTGTCGAGCTCTCGCAGAGCGACCTCGGCGATCCGGACGCCATTCGGATGCTCGGCGAGGGGTGGGTGGCGGAGGAGACCCTCGCCATCGCCGTCTACTGTGCGCTCAAGTACGAGAACGATTTCGACCGGGCGTTGATTGCCGCCGTCAATCACGGCGGTGACAGCGATTCCACGGGAGCCGTCACCGGAAATATTTTGGGGGCTTGCCTCGGCGCGAGGGCGATTCCCGAGAAATACCTCGACCGCCTGGAGCTGAAGGACGTCGTCTCGGAGATTGCGGACGATCTCTTCAGCGACTGCAGAATCTCCGGTTATGGCCCCTACCGGGACGAGCTTTGGGCGAGCAAATACGTATTTATGACTTATGCCCCGTCCGCCGGAGAAAAGGGGACCTCCCATGGGGCGAGCTCCGGCGGGATCGCCCTTCCCGCGGAGTACGTCAGGCTGAGGGAGGATGTCGAGAGGCTGCGGGCGGAGTTGTTGGCCCTTCTGTTGGAGCGGGATGAACTGGTCCACGTGACGTGCAGGAACATCGAGATGAGGTACATGCTCACGCTCGGCGGTCTGGAGTACAAGGTGTATGAACTGCGCTGCACGGTGCTGCGCCTCAAAAGAAAGATAGAGATGATCCAGGCCAGGCGGAACAGGCAGGAGAAAATAGTCCTCTCCGAGATCGAATCGGCCCTGGACGACGAATTCGACGAGTATCGGAGGAGGCTGGACGAGCAGATCGACAGGATGAACGCCGCCCTCGAGAGGGGCAGGGGAGAGTTTCTGTCGAAGGAGGATGCGAGGGAGCTGAAGAAGCTGTACCGTGCGATCGTGAAGGCGCTGCATCCGGACCTGCACCCCGATGCGGACCCGGCACAGGCCCGGCTTTTCCATAACGCCGTATCCGCTTACGAAAACGGAGACCTGGACGGCCTGCGCCTGATAGGGGAGATGGTGTCTGCCCCGGTCCTGCCGGACCGAGATGAGGACGGGCTCGTCGCGCTGGAGAAGGAGAAGGAAAGGCTGACGGAGCTTTTGGAGGCCGTTTGGGAGGAAATCGAGGGGATCAAGGACGAGTATCCCTATATCTTGAAATCGATCGTCGAGAGCCCGGAGAGGACGGCGGCAAAGAGGGCCGAACTGGAAAAGGATACGGCGCGCCTGCGGGAGACGCACGCCCTCTATCGAAACAGGCTCGTCGGGCTTCTCCGGCTTGCCGGAATCGATAGCGGGCCCGGGGAGACGAACCCGGAAGAATATTGAGAGGTGAGACAATGAGCGGCCTGGCAAAAAGTGAAGGGAACGATCTGATCGGCCTGCTGCATGGAAAGGGCGGCGGGCTCCTTGTACCCCAGCCCTTCGAAAGGGACATCTTTCTCTTCGACACCCATGTGGCAGGGACGTCCTTTATCGAGGGTATCGAGGAGCTCGCCGGGAACCTGAACGTTGACGACGAGCTCGACTTCTTCCGGGAGCCGGACAACCCCCACGACGAGCGGGCCATCGTCGTCAGGACCCGAAGCGGTGCGAAAATCGGCTATATCCCAAGGGACGACAACGCGATCTTTTCCCGCCTCATGGATGCGGGGAAGCTGCTGTTCGGCAGGGTATCCGCCAGGGAGATGCGGGGCGCCTGGCTGAAACTGAGCATCAAGGTCTATCTGCGCGAGTGAGGGGGCAATCCTCGAGAACACACGGGCCCAGTCAGCGCCTCCTTATAGTTTTCCCTCCTTCAGCCTCGCCGCCGTGTCCTCGATGATCCCGAAGCCCTCCTCCATCTCCTCCAGGCCGCCGAGCCTCGAGAAGCTCAGCAGGTAGAGTCCCTTGAAGTCCCCGCCGTTCACCGCGAAGTCGGAGACGGGGACGATCCTCACCCCGGCGTTCCTCAGCTGCCCGAGGAGCGCTCCGGGCTCGACCCCCGGTATGCCGGCCACGAAGGACATTCCGGAGTTGGAGCCGTGCATTTCGATGTGCGAAGAGCGCTCGATGAGGGACTTCATCTTCGAGTACTTCCTGTTGTAGAGAGCTTTCATCCGGTTTATGTGCTTCTCGAAATACCCCTCCGACATGAAGCGCGAAAGGGCCGCCTGGATGAAAAGGGACACCGGGCAGCCGAAGCCCTTGAAGGCCGCCTCATACTTTTTCATGAGCCTTTCGGGCAGGATCATGTAGCTGACCCTCAGCGAGGGCGCGATGAGCCGGGAGAGGGAGCCCAGATAGATCACGTCGTCGTTCGTGTCCATGCTCTTCAGCGCGGGGGTGGGCTTCTCCCGGAACTTGAACTCGCCGTCATAGTCGTCCTCGATGACGTACCTCTCGGGCTTCCGCCCCGCCCAGTTCAGGAGCTCGATCCTCCGGTTTATGGACATGACTGTACCCATCGGAAATTGATGTGCGGGGGTTACAAGAACGGCCGCGGAGTTGAGCCCGCTGAGCCGCTCGATCTCGATCCCCTGCTTGTCCAGTTTCAGGAAGATGGGGTTGGCCAGGTCGTAGGTGAAGAAGGGGCTGCTGACGGCATAGCCGGGGTCCTCGAAGGCGTAGAGCGTACTGGCGTCCAGGAGCCTTTTGAGGATGTAGAAGAGGTGCTCCGTGCCCGCGGATATGACGATGCGGGACGGGGCCGTGCGGATGCCCCTGGAGTTCCGCAGGTAGGCCGCGATGCTCTCCCGCAGGGGGCGAAAGCCCCTGGCGCTGCCCTGCGAGAGCAGGTCCCCGCATTCGGGCGAGAACACCTGCCGGAAGATTTTCTTCCAGACGGAGTAGGGAAAGAGGGAATCGTCGACGCCGTTGTAGGAAAAATCGTATCTGTATTTTTCGGGGGGCGCCCCCTCGGGGTTTTCGGGGCCGCTCCGCCCGAGCCTTACCAGCCCGTCTATTTTCTCCACGAAGTAGCCCGTCCTCTCGGCCGGCCTGACGTAGCCCTCGACCTCCAGCTGATAATAGGCGTTGTTGACCGTATTGATGCTGACCCTCAGGTCCCTGGCCATCGCCCTTATCGAGGGCAGCTTTTCCCCCGCGGCGAGCTCCCCCGAAACGATCCTGTCCTTGATGTCCTCGTAAAGCCCCAGATACAGGGGAAGATCGGTTTGTCTTGACGGCATGTCGGCCTCTGTACCCATAAAAATATTTTGGTTTGTATCTATCGATGGGAACAGTATAGCAGATATAATGCCAGGGCGAACGCGGCAGCAAATGCAGTGTCGGAACGAAAACGCGAAAACGCGAAGGTGCGAAAAAACCGGAGGAAGAGAACGATGGATATTTACGAGAAGCTCAAGGGCGGAGTCATCATGGATGTCGTCAACCCGGAACAGGCCAGGATTGCGGAGGGAGCGGGAGCGGTCGCGGTCATGGCGCTCGAGAGGGTCCCCGCGGACATTCGGGCGGCCGGCGGCGTCTCGAGGATGAGCGACCCCAAGATGATCGAGGAGATCGTAAAGGCGGTCGGGATACCGGTCATGGCGAAGGTGAGGATAGGGCATTTCGTCGAGGCCCAGATATTGGAGTCCCTGGGGATAGACTTCATCGACGAGTCGGAGGTCCTGTCCCCCGCCGACGGCGTGTACCACATCGACAAGAAACAGTTCAGAACCCCCTTCGTGTGCGGGGCCCGGAACCTGGGGGAGGCCCTCAGGAGGATCTCCGAGGGGGCGAGGATGATCAGGACGAAGGGCGAGGCGGGGACCGGCGACGTGATCCAGGCCGTCTCCCACATGCGGCAGATCATGGGCGAGATCTCGTGGGTCGCGTCGCTGCGGGAGGACGAGATCCACGGCAAGGCCAAGGAGCTCGGTGTCGACGCCGACCTTCTGAGGTCGGTGCGGGAGAACGGGAAACTGCCGGTCCTGAACTTCTCGGCCGGCGGTGTCGCGACGCCCGCGGACGCGGCCCTGATGCGGCAACTGGGGGCCGAGGGCGTATTCGTGGGGTCGGGGATCTTCAAGTCCGGGAACCCCGAGAAGAGGGCGAAGGCCATCGTCAGGGCGGTCGCGAACTACAAGGATCCCAAGGTGCTGCTCGAGGTGTCGAAGGACCTCGGAGAGGCGATGGTCGGCATCAACGAGGACGAGATAAAGGTCATCATGAGCGCCCGCTGAAGGCGGCGCGCTTGCCGGCTAATACTCTTAGACTTGCGATCCAAATGCAACAGTGGGGGGAGAAGAGGTAAGAAGGCCCACATAAGCAGACAACCGGCAAGCGCAGCGAGCCGAGTTGCTCGCTTATAAGCGAGAAAGCAAATCTCTGATTTGCGTTTTCGAGCTTAGGGGCTTCATCAGATTCTTCACCAGGGGCTTCATCAGGGGCCTTATCAGGAGCTTCATCAAGTGGCAGTTATTCGCCCCAGGCCGGGGTCAGGAAAGGAAAAGAAACGAGCATACTGCCTCGGCAAGACGGCGCAGCTCTCCCTCGTTTTGTCGAAGCTGCCCACACGTCCACGGGCTTTCGGGAGCGTCGCGGGCGTTGTCATAACAACTTTGAGCCATTTGTTGCCCGATGGGTTCAAAATGTCCGTATCCCAGTTCCTTTTTGACATTTTCCGCTTCGTTCCTACAGCAGAGGAGGAAGACCCGCTCCCGTATGTCCTTGGAAATAGCGTTCGTGAACTCTTGGGCGCGGTTGGGGCTGCCGTCGAGATCGAGCAGCATCAGGACGTGGCGCTTGGGATATTGTCTGAGCCCCTTTTCGTGGTCCTGGGTGAAGGATTGCCGTAATTTCAGCCATCCGCCAGCCGGTTTCTCCACGCGTATTTTCTTGTCGGCCACCGCAAAATGACCGACGAAACCGTTTGCGATATCCCGATAGGCATCGTCCTCCGGGATGATCAAGAGGTGCAGGTCGTAGTTGTTGACGGCCATTTAGGATTCCCCTAATCCAGTTCGTTGCGATACAGTTTCTGGGTGACGGACTCCGTGCTGTCGAGAAGTTCGTTTATGGGGCGCAGCTCCACTGGCGAAGCGTGATTTTTGCGGCGGAGCAGCAACGTGTTTTCGTGAGAAAAACAGTTGATGGTCCCCTCATGATGCGACGTCATCCATATCTGACTGCCGTTGTTGACGTTTTTGCGAAGGAAGCGAATGAAATGCTCCACTTCCGAGAGAGCCAGGTAGTTATCCGGCTCGTCCCAGAAAACAAAAAAATCGTTGTATGACCTCTGGGCAGGCAACATCACAGCGCCCAGGAACATGCACTTTTCTCCATCGGAAAGATGTTGAAAGTTCGTTGTGAAGCTGGAGTCCTCGTTGCCGAAACGAACCCGAAGGACCCGTGTGTCGTCCGAGATGGGTTTGTTGCTGAATTCCCTCAGATCGGGCATAAGCTCCTTGAGAAAATTGTGGATTGACACATAGGATGCGGGATGAGAGGTGAGCAGCTCCAGCAGGTAGTCGGCGAAATTATCGCAGGAAAGGGACAATGGCCCGGAGTTGCCGTGAGACTCTCCTCCCATCAGTTGGGGGATAGGGGACAAAATATGCATACGCCGCAGCCAATTGCGAAACACCTGCAGGGGGCCGTCCTGTCTATCGAGGATCAGGGGCAGCGCTGCGTTGTGCCAGTCCAAACTGAAGGAGGTCCCCTGATAGGGATAGGAAACCTCTGCCTTTTTACGGGTATAGACAGGGACATCGTCGACAGAAAAGTCTTCCTCGACAACGCGTAATTCCCTGAAAGTCTCGGGCTTATCCAAAGCAAGACTGTATTTGCATATTTTTGAATCGAGGGAGATCTCCAACTCAAACTGTATGATCTCGTCGGTGCGTCCCAACGTGAAATCTTCCTGGGTTATCAGAGAAGCGACCCGAGACGTCCCTGTGCCCAACTTTTGAAAAAGGCTCAAAACTTTGGCTATCGTGGACTTGCCGACTCCGTTTTTTCCGATCAAAAGCAAAGACGTCTGTTTTTCAGGCTTGATCTCGAAATTTTGTAAACAGCGAAAATTATGGATGTACAGACGTCGTAACATGGCACACCTCCAGCACGATCTTCCGTTTTTAATGGGGCGGGCCAACTGGGCCGCCCCCGTCGCGAGGTCAATTATTTCCCGTCCTTCGCCACGAACTCCGGCACCGCCTCCGGCGCCAGGGAGGTCTGAGAGCCGTCGGCCATGTTCCTGACAGTCACGAGGCCCTTTTCCATCTCCTCGGGGCCGATGATGCAGGTCCACGCGGCGTGTGACGCGTCCGCGCTCTTCATCTGGGCCTTGAAGCCGCGCGACGCGGTGTCCTGTTCCGCTGCGACTCCGTGGCGCCGCAGCCGGTGCGTCAGGACCTGCGCCGCGCTCCGCGCCTCGTCGGAGAGAGACGCGACGTAGACCTTCACCGCCGGGGCCCGGCCGAAGGAACAGCCCTGCTCCTCCATGACGAGGACGATGCGGTCGAGCCCGCCCGCGAAGCCGACGCCGGGCAGGTGCGGTCCTCCGATGGCCTCGGACAGGTTGTCGTAGCGTCCGCCCCCGCAGACGGCGTTCTGGGCCCCAAGATCGCCGGAGAGCATCTCATAGGCCGTCTTGGTGTAGTAGTCCAGCCCGCGCACCAGCCTTTTGTCCAGTCGGTAGGAGAGGTCCAGCCGCTCCAGTCCGGCCCGGACCTCCTTGAAATGGTCCCGGCACGCCGGGCAGAGGTGGTCGTAGATGGCCGGGGCGGCGTCCGCCGCGGACCCGCAGGAGGGGTTCTTGCAGTCCAGGATGCGCAGGGGATTGCGTTCCATGCGCCCCAGGCAGGTCTCGCAGAGCTCGGGCTTGCGGGCCTCGAAGTGGGCCAGCAGCGCCTGGCGGTAGACGGGACGGCAGACGGGGCAGCCGACGGAGTTCAGGACGACCTCCAGGTTCCTCAGGCCGAGACGCCGGAAGATCTCCGCGGAGAGGTCGATGACCTCGACGTCCGCCCCCGCCCCGGACACCCCCAGGCACTCCATGTCGATCTGATGGAACTGACGGTAGCGCCCCTTCTGGGGGCGCTCGTAGCGGAACATGGGGCCCCAGCACCAGAGCTTGGCGGAGGTCCCCTGGGCACACAGCCCGTTCTCCAGCGCGGCACGCACCATCCCCGCCGTGCCCTCCGGACGCAGCGTCACGCTGCGCCCGCCTCGGTCCGAAAAGGTGTACATCTCCTTCTCCACGATGTCCGTGGTCTCGCCGACCCCGCGGGAGAAGAGCTCCGTCTGCTCGAAGAGGGGCAGGTGCACCTCGGAGCAGCCGAAGTCCGCCATCGCCTCGGCCGTCGTCCTCACCACATAGGCCCATTTCCACGATTCTCCGGGCAGGATGTCCCGCACGCCCCTCGGCGCCTTGATGTCCATATCGATCGACCCCATTTCCGTAAACTGTGTCAGGAGTATACCATCATTGACCGCTTAGGTAATTGCCGGTTCGGGGCGCGGAACTTCACGGGCCCTCCCTCGGAACGGCCCGGAGCGTCCCCGGGTTCGTGTAGGTGACCAGGGCCACCGTCCCGGGCACGGAACGGACGTAGCGGCGTTCCGTGTAGTCCACCGGGACGGAGCCGGAGCCCCTGCCCCTCGAATGGGCCGCGGCGAGGGAGGCCGCGAACTCCAGGACGTCCCGGCGCTCCTTCTCCAGCTCCTCCCGCCCGCGGGAGCCGCGTATGACGACGTGCGCCCCCGGCAGTTCGTGGGCATGGAGCCAGAGGTCGTCCCCCCGGGCCTGCTTGAAGGTGACGAAGCGGTTGCCCCGCGCCGACAGCCCCACGAGGACGGTCAGCCCGTCCCGCTCGTAGACCAGATGGGGGGGGAGCCCCTTCTTCTCCCGCCCCTTCCCCTTTGGGGCCGGAGCCCCCCTTCCCACCCCCTCCGAGGCCAGCCACTCCTCGACGTCCCGGACGGCCTCCTCGAACGTCTCGGGGTCGTCGATGGCCTCCAAGAGGTCCCTCTGTTCGGCGAGCTCCTCGATGGCGTTCTCCAGCTCCGCGATGCTCCGCCGGATCGACTCGGGGTCCGCCTTTGCCTTTCGGTATCTCCTGAAGTAGCGTTCGGCGTTGTGCGAGGGGGAAAGACGGGGGTCGAGCGCGATCTCGAGGGTATTGCCCTCCCAGTCGGTCAGGGTTACGGACTCCGCGCGCGGCGGGACGTCCCCGAGGTGCGACAGGAGCAGCTCCCCCCTGCGCCGCAGCATCTCGGCCTCGGCGCAGTTCCCAAGTTGCTTCCGAAGGCCGTCCCTGTGGCGTTCCCGCGCCTTTGCGGCCCGCCTCAGGCGGACGTCCAGCTCGCGGAGGCGGCGCTCCCTGCCCCTCGAGAGCAGCGGGCGGAGGACGCCCGCCGCCGCCGCCGCGAGCGCGTCGGTCCCCAGGGGCTCCGCCTCCGGGAAGAGGATGGGGAAGCGCGTGAGGTACCCCCTGGAGGACCGCTGGCAGGGGAGGATGGCGTCGGAGCCCGCGTCCCGGACGGCGAGGAGCCAGGCCTCGGGGGACCTTTCCTCCCAGTGGGCCCGGATGAACTGCGACAGGGGGCGTCCGATGCCGGCGATGTTCGCGGCGCCGTCGTGGTCCAGGGAGGAGAGGTCCTCGGGGAGAGGGCCGGCGAAGGCCGGGGGGGGGACGTAGGGATGGCCGGGGAGGAGCGTCCGGTAGGGGTTCCGGTCCGGGGCCTCGTGACGCGCCAGCTCCTCGATACGGCGGTCCGCGTCGAGGAGGATGAGGTTCCCCAGGGGTTCCGTGGCCTCGAGGACCATGAAGTAGCGTACCTCGGTCCCGGCCGCCACGCGGCGGCGGACCTCGAACTCCAGGATTCGGTCATGGTTGATCTGCCGGGCGGCGGTGAGGTCCCCCTTGACGAAGCGGCTCCGAAGCGCCTCGACGAGGGGCGTCCTGGCCGGTGCGCCCTTCCGCAGCGCCGAGACCGAGCCGCCGTCGGCCAGGCAGCAGCCTCTGGTCCCGGAGCCCCACGAGAACAGGAGCCACAGGTCGTCATGGCCCAGTTTCAGGGCGACCCAGGAGTCCCCGCCCTCGGCCTTGTGGACGCGCCAGGGTAGCCGGCCGGACAGGGCGGCCCGAAGCCCGCGGACGAACTCGGGGCCCAGCGTCATGACCGCGGGGCCTCGGGGCCGTCGAGATCGGGGGATTCGTCTTGCAAGCAGGGATCGTTCATCTTGTGCCTCCGTCCGTGATGCTATCCGCTTCTCCGCGGTGGTACCCTTTGCCGGGCAGGATATGACGGCGACAATCATAACATTTTTCGTTTAGGATGTCCCCGAGGAGCTCATTTCATGGTATCCTTATAAGAGCTTTCGGGTAAAAATACGTTATACTTAAGCGTCAATACTTGTGGAGGTCCCTTGAATCGGACGCGGGCTT
The genomic region above belongs to uncultured Fretibacterium sp. and contains:
- a CDS encoding ADP-ribosylglycohydrolase family protein, with amino-acid sequence MKSLDRYRGCLLGAAAGDALGYAVEFLDADSILRRYGGDGITEYALVNGTALISDDTQMTLFTANGLLLGTTRDRTRGTVGGCLDGIASCCEEWLRTQTETYPVRERYPCSWLINVPELFERRAPGNTCLSAIASFRGGRRGTINEPINDSKGCGGIMRVAPIGLYFDGERHTSDEVARLGAEAAALTHGHELGYIPAAALVHIVHTVSHSEDPLLADAVWNAMSAMGRLFPGAEHLDELEALVRMAVELSQSDLGDPDAIRMLGEGWVAEETLAIAVYCALKYENDFDRALIAAVNHGGDSDSTGAVTGNILGACLGARAIPEKYLDRLELKDVVSEIADDLFSDCRISGYGPYRDELWASKYVFMTYAPSAGEKGTSHGASSGGIALPAEYVRLREDVERLRAELLALLLERDELVHVTCRNIEMRYMLTLGGLEYKVYELRCTVLRLKRKIEMIQARRNRQEKIVLSEIESALDDEFDEYRRRLDEQIDRMNAALERGRGEFLSKEDARELKKLYRAIVKALHPDLHPDADPAQARLFHNAVSAYENGDLDGLRLIGEMVSAPVLPDRDEDGLVALEKEKERLTELLEAVWEEIEGIKDEYPYILKSIVESPERTAAKRAELEKDTARLRETHALYRNRLVGLLRLAGIDSGPGETNPEEY
- a CDS encoding HIRAN domain-containing protein → MSGLAKSEGNDLIGLLHGKGGGLLVPQPFERDIFLFDTHVAGTSFIEGIEELAGNLNVDDELDFFREPDNPHDERAIVVRTRSGAKIGYIPRDDNAIFSRLMDAGKLLFGRVSAREMRGAWLKLSIKVYLRE
- a CDS encoding PLP-dependent aminotransferase family protein yields the protein MPSRQTDLPLYLGLYEDIKDRIVSGELAAGEKLPSIRAMARDLRVSINTVNNAYYQLEVEGYVRPAERTGYFVEKIDGLVRLGRSGPENPEGAPPEKYRYDFSYNGVDDSLFPYSVWKKIFRQVFSPECGDLLSQGSARGFRPLRESIAAYLRNSRGIRTAPSRIVISAGTEHLFYILKRLLDASTLYAFEDPGYAVSSPFFTYDLANPIFLKLDKQGIEIERLSGLNSAAVLVTPAHQFPMGTVMSINRRIELLNWAGRKPERYVIEDDYDGEFKFREKPTPALKSMDTNDDVIYLGSLSRLIAPSLRVSYMILPERLMKKYEAAFKGFGCPVSLFIQAALSRFMSEGYFEKHINRMKALYNRKYSKMKSLIERSSHIEMHGSNSGMSFVAGIPGVEPGALLGQLRNAGVRIVPVSDFAVNGGDFKGLYLLSFSRLGGLEEMEEGFGIIEDTAARLKEGKL
- the pdxS gene encoding pyridoxal 5'-phosphate synthase lyase subunit PdxS; its protein translation is MRKNRRKRTMDIYEKLKGGVIMDVVNPEQARIAEGAGAVAVMALERVPADIRAAGGVSRMSDPKMIEEIVKAVGIPVMAKVRIGHFVEAQILESLGIDFIDESEVLSPADGVYHIDKKQFRTPFVCGARNLGEALRRISEGARMIRTKGEAGTGDVIQAVSHMRQIMGEISWVASLREDEIHGKAKELGVDADLLRSVRENGKLPVLNFSAGGVATPADAALMRQLGAEGVFVGSGIFKSGNPEKRAKAIVRAVANYKDPKVLLEVSKDLGEAMVGINEDEIKVIMSAR
- a CDS encoding ATP-binding protein; the encoded protein is MLRRLYIHNFRCLQNFEIKPEKQTSLLLIGKNGVGKSTIAKVLSLFQKLGTGTSRVASLITQEDFTLGRTDEIIQFELEISLDSKICKYSLALDKPETFRELRVVEEDFSVDDVPVYTRKKAEVSYPYQGTSFSLDWHNAALPLILDRQDGPLQVFRNWLRRMHILSPIPQLMGGESHGNSGPLSLSCDNFADYLLELLTSHPASYVSIHNFLKELMPDLREFSNKPISDDTRVLRVRFGNEDSSFTTNFQHLSDGEKCMFLGAVMLPAQRSYNDFFVFWDEPDNYLALSEVEHFIRFLRKNVNNGSQIWMTSHHEGTINCFSHENTLLLRRKNHASPVELRPINELLDSTESVTQKLYRNELD
- the hisS gene encoding histidine--tRNA ligase, giving the protein MDIKAPRGVRDILPGESWKWAYVVRTTAEAMADFGCSEVHLPLFEQTELFSRGVGETTDIVEKEMYTFSDRGGRSVTLRPEGTAGMVRAALENGLCAQGTSAKLWCWGPMFRYERPQKGRYRQFHQIDMECLGVSGAGADVEVIDLSAEIFRRLGLRNLEVVLNSVGCPVCRPVYRQALLAHFEARKPELCETCLGRMERNPLRILDCKNPSCGSAADAAPAIYDHLCPACRDHFKEVRAGLERLDLSYRLDKRLVRGLDYYTKTAYEMLSGDLGAQNAVCGGGRYDNLSEAIGGPHLPGVGFAGGLDRIVLVMEEQGCSFGRAPAVKVYVASLSDEARSAAQVLTHRLRRHGVAAEQDTASRGFKAQMKSADASHAAWTCIIGPEEMEKGLVTVRNMADGSQTSLAPEAVPEFVAKDGK
- a CDS encoding NFACT family protein; the encoded protein is MTLGPEFVRGLRAALSGRLPWRVHKAEGGDSWVALKLGHDDLWLLFSWGSGTRGCCLADGGSVSALRKGAPARTPLVEALRSRFVKGDLTAARQINHDRILEFEVRRRVAAGTEVRYFMVLEATEPLGNLILLDADRRIEELARHEAPDRNPYRTLLPGHPYVPPPAFAGPLPEDLSSLDHDGAANIAGIGRPLSQFIRAHWEERSPEAWLLAVRDAGSDAILPCQRSSRGYLTRFPILFPEAEPLGTDALAAAAAGVLRPLLSRGRERRLRELDVRLRRAAKARERHRDGLRKQLGNCAEAEMLRRRGELLLSHLGDVPPRAESVTLTDWEGNTLEIALDPRLSPSHNAERYFRRYRKAKADPESIRRSIAELENAIEELAEQRDLLEAIDDPETFEEAVRDVEEWLASEGVGRGAPAPKGKGREKKGLPPHLVYERDGLTVLVGLSARGNRFVTFKQARGDDLWLHAHELPGAHVVIRGSRGREELEKERRDVLEFAASLAAAHSRGRGSGSVPVDYTERRYVRSVPGTVALVTYTNPGTLRAVPREGP